A genome region from Ctenopharyngodon idella isolate HZGC_01 chromosome 5, HZGC01, whole genome shotgun sequence includes the following:
- the LOC127513534 gene encoding globoside alpha-1,3-N-acetylgalactosaminyltransferase 1-like, with amino-acid sequence MKLLQNANKFLLVVTGLSITGLVYLSYTTTSLRYKKQGHCLKTTKEHQENSKLHSSQGLSYNQPSLVGSDGKVVLLTPWLAPVVWEGTFDPTLIDSIYKQQNITIATTVFALGKYTQFLKDFLESAEQNYFVGFRVHYYVFTDQPEQVPAVKLGAERNLTVLKVASSNRWQEITLSRMERLQKLIETRLVNEADYVFSLDVDTKFYGHWGVETLGRLVGVIHPGYYQTPRDQYPYERRPESQAFISYGEGDYYYGGAVIGGLVKDVYEVAKTCRNQLDFDASKSIEAAWQEESHLNKYFLYNKPSKVLSPEYLWQDFKPHTNEVKIIRFSQVIKNYAAVRPNP; translated from the exons ATGAAACTCCTTCAAAATGCTAATAAATTTCTTCTTGTGGTGACTGGCCTCTCAATAACTGG ACTCGTTTATTTGAGCTACACCACCACCTCGCTCAG ATATAAAAAACAAGGACACTGCCTTAA AACAACAAAAGAGCACCAGGAAAACTCTAAGTTGCATTCGTCACAAGG GCTATCATACAATCAGCCCTCTCTAGTGGG ctcagaTGGCAAAGTTGTTCTCTTAACACCATGGTTAGCTCCAGTTGTATGGGAAGGAACATTTGATCCCACGTTGATTGATTCAAtctacaaacaacaaaacatcacCATAGCAACTACAGTCTTCGCTCTTGGAAA GTACACACAGTTTCTTAAAGATTTCCTGGAGTCTGCAGAGCAGAATTACTTTGTTGGTTTTCGTGTGCATTATTATGTCTTCACTGATCAACCAGAACAGGTTCCTGCAGTGAAGCTGGGTGCTGAACGTAATCTGACGGTGTTGAAAGTCGCTAGTTCTAACAGATGGCAGGAGATCACTTTGAGCAGGATGGAAAGACTGCAGAAACTGATTGAGACTCGATTGGTCAATGAAGCCGACTATGTTTTCAGCCTTGATGTGGATACAAAGTTCTATGGTCACTGGGGGGTGGAGACTTTGGGTCGTCTTGTTGGTGTGATACATCCTGGTTATTATCAAACACCTCGTGATCAATACCCATATGAGCGCAGGCCAGAGTCTCAGGCATTTATTTCTTATGGTGAGGGTGATTATTATTATGGTGGGGCTGTGATTGGTGGCTTAGTAAAAGACGTATATGAAGTTGCTAAAACCTGCCGGAATCAGCTGGACTTTGATGCATCTAAATCCATTGAGGCAGCATGGCAGGAGGAGTCTCATTTGAACAAGTACTTCCTTTATAACAAACCCAGCAAGGTGCTCTCACCCGAATATCTGTGGCAGGACTTCAAACCTCACACAAACGAGGTCAAAATCATTCGCTTCTCTCAAGTTATTAAAAACTATGCCGCTGTTCGTCCAAACCCATAG